In the genome of Cronobacter malonaticus LMG 23826, one region contains:
- the ruvX gene encoding Holliday junction resolvase RuvX, producing the protein MSGTLLAFDFGTKSIGVAIGQRVTATARPLTAIKAQNGNPDWTLIERLLKEWQPDDVIVGLPLNMDGTEQPLTARARTFANRLHGRFGIKVTLHDERLSTVEARAGLFERGGFRALNKGSVDSASAVVILESYFEQHG; encoded by the coding sequence ATGAGCGGTACCCTGCTGGCCTTCGATTTTGGCACGAAAAGTATCGGCGTGGCGATTGGGCAGCGCGTGACGGCCACAGCCCGCCCGCTTACCGCCATCAAAGCGCAAAACGGCAACCCGGACTGGACGCTCATCGAACGGCTCCTGAAAGAGTGGCAGCCGGACGACGTGATTGTTGGCCTGCCGCTGAATATGGACGGCACTGAACAGCCGCTGACGGCGCGCGCGCGCACGTTCGCCAACCGGCTGCATGGCCGCTTCGGCATAAAAGTGACGCTGCACGACGAACGCCTCAGCACTGTAGAAGCCCGCGCCGGGCTTTTCGAGCGCGGCGGTTTCCGCGCGCTGAACAAAGGCAGCGTAGACTCCGCCTCGGCGGTCGTCATCCTGGAAAGCTACTTCGAGCAACACGGCTA
- a CDS encoding YqgE/AlgH family protein, giving the protein MNLQHHFLIAMPALQDPLFRRSVVYICEYNNEGAMGLIINKPLENLQVEGVLQKLKITPEPRDPAIRLDKPVFLGGPLAEDRGFILHTPPDAFSSSIRISDNTVITTSRDVLETLGTAEQPDDVLVALGYSSWEKGQLEEEILENAWLTAPADLNILFRTPIADRWREAAKLIGIDIHTMPGEAGHA; this is encoded by the coding sequence ATGAATTTACAGCATCATTTCCTCATTGCCATGCCGGCCCTTCAGGACCCGCTGTTCCGCCGTTCCGTGGTGTATATCTGCGAATACAACAATGAAGGCGCGATGGGCCTTATCATTAACAAACCTCTGGAAAATCTGCAGGTTGAAGGTGTTCTTCAGAAGCTGAAAATCACGCCGGAGCCGCGCGACCCGGCAATTCGTCTCGATAAGCCCGTGTTTCTCGGCGGCCCGCTTGCCGAAGATCGCGGTTTTATCCTGCACACGCCGCCGGATGCGTTCTCCTCCAGCATTCGTATTTCCGATAACACCGTGATCACGACATCGCGTGACGTGCTGGAAACGCTCGGCACCGCCGAACAGCCCGATGACGTACTGGTAGCGCTCGGCTACTCCTCCTGGGAGAAAGGCCAGCTTGAAGAAGAGATCCTGGAGAATGCCTGGCTTACGGCACCGGCGGATCTGAACATTCTCTTCCGCACGCCTATCGCCGACCGCTGGCGCGAGGCCGCGAAGCTTATCGGTATCGACATCCATACCATGCCTGGCGAAGCGGGGCACGCGTAA
- the gshB gene encoding glutathione synthase, with protein MIKLGIVMDPIANINIKKDSSFAMLLEAQRRGYELHYMEMADLYLDNGEGRARTRLVSVEQNYDKWYEFGTEQDIALADLDVVLMRKDPPFDTEFIYATYILERAEEKGTLIVNKPQSLRDCNEKLFTAWFADLTPHTLVTRNKAQLKAFWEKHGDIILKPLDGMGGASIFRVKEGDPNLSVIAETLTVLGSRYCMAQNYLPAIKDGDKRVLVVDGEPVPYCLARIPQGGETRGNLAAGGRGEPRPLTDSDWEIARRVGPTLKAKGLIFVGLDIIGDKLTEINVTSPTCVREIEAQYPVSITGMLMDAIEKRLAK; from the coding sequence ATGATCAAGCTCGGCATCGTGATGGACCCCATCGCAAACATCAACATCAAGAAAGATTCCAGCTTCGCTATGCTGCTGGAAGCCCAGCGCCGCGGCTACGAACTCCACTATATGGAAATGGCGGATCTGTACCTCGATAACGGCGAAGGCCGCGCCCGCACGCGTCTGGTGAGCGTCGAGCAGAATTACGACAAATGGTACGAATTCGGCACCGAGCAGGATATTGCGCTGGCCGATCTTGACGTGGTGCTGATGCGAAAAGATCCGCCGTTCGACACCGAATTCATCTACGCCACTTACATCCTTGAGCGCGCCGAAGAGAAAGGCACGCTTATCGTCAACAAGCCCCAGAGCCTGCGCGACTGCAACGAAAAACTCTTCACCGCGTGGTTTGCCGATCTGACTCCGCATACGCTGGTAACGCGTAATAAAGCGCAGCTGAAAGCCTTCTGGGAAAAGCATGGCGATATCATCTTAAAACCGCTGGACGGCATGGGCGGCGCGTCGATTTTCCGCGTGAAAGAAGGCGATCCGAACCTTTCTGTTATCGCAGAAACCCTGACGGTACTCGGTAGCCGCTACTGCATGGCGCAGAACTACCTGCCAGCTATCAAAGACGGCGACAAGCGCGTGCTGGTTGTCGATGGCGAGCCGGTGCCGTACTGCCTTGCACGCATTCCGCAGGGCGGCGAAACCCGTGGCAACCTGGCGGCAGGCGGCCGTGGCGAACCGCGTCCGCTGACGGACAGCGACTGGGAAATCGCCCGTCGCGTCGGGCCGACGCTGAAAGCGAAAGGTCTGATTTTTGTCGGCCTCGATATCATCGGCGACAAGCTGACGGAAATTAACGTCACCAGCCCTACCTGCGTGCGTGAAATCGAAGCGCAGTACCCGGTTTCCATTACCGGCATGCTGATGGACGCTATCGAAAAACGCCTCGCTAAGTAA
- the rsmE gene encoding 16S rRNA (uracil(1498)-N(3))-methyltransferase: MRIPRIYHPEPLVVGREIALDEDAANHVGRVLRMSAGQALQLFDGSNHVFAAEITQASKKSVLVNVVSREEANRESPLFLHLGQVMSRGEKMEFTIQKSIELGVSVITPLFSERCGVKLDEERLNKKLQQWQKIAIAACEQCGRNVVPEIRPAMDLEAWCAEPDSGLKLNLHPRAAHSINTLPQPVERVRLLIGPEGGLSADEIAMTARYQFTDILLGPRVLRTETTALTAITALQVRFGDLG; encoded by the coding sequence ATGCGAATTCCCCGCATCTATCACCCCGAGCCGCTGGTCGTCGGGCGTGAAATCGCTCTTGATGAAGACGCCGCGAACCACGTTGGCCGCGTGCTGCGCATGAGCGCAGGCCAGGCGCTGCAACTGTTCGACGGCAGCAACCATGTCTTTGCCGCTGAAATCACGCAGGCGAGCAAAAAAAGCGTGCTGGTGAATGTGGTGAGCCGTGAAGAGGCGAACCGCGAATCGCCGCTCTTTTTACATCTCGGCCAGGTGATGTCGCGCGGCGAGAAGATGGAATTCACCATCCAGAAGTCGATTGAGCTTGGAGTCAGCGTCATTACCCCGCTATTTTCAGAGCGCTGCGGCGTTAAGCTTGATGAAGAGCGCCTCAATAAAAAGCTGCAACAGTGGCAGAAAATCGCGATTGCCGCCTGCGAGCAGTGCGGTCGCAACGTGGTGCCGGAAATCCGCCCGGCAATGGATCTCGAAGCCTGGTGCGCCGAGCCGGACAGCGGCCTTAAGCTCAATCTTCACCCGCGCGCCGCGCACAGCATCAACACGCTGCCACAGCCCGTTGAGCGCGTGCGTCTGCTGATTGGCCCGGAAGGCGGCCTTTCCGCTGACGAAATTGCCATGACCGCACGTTACCAGTTTACTGATATCCTGTTAGGACCACGCGTTTTGCGCACAGAGACCACTGCGCTCACCGCCATCACCGCACTGCAGGTGCGCTTTGGCGATCTGGGCTAA
- the endA gene encoding deoxyribonuclease I, which yields MSRKITLAAALCVAFAAPAALASGIHSFSQAKAAGVKINADAPGDFYCGCPITWQGKKGIPDLKACGYQVRKNENRASRIEWEHVVPAWQFGHQRQCWQDGGRKNCDKDPVYREMETDLHNLQPAVGEVNGDRGNFLYSQWRGGEGQYGQCEMKVDFKNKQAEPPARARGAIARTYFYMRDKYQLNLSRAQTQLFEAWNKLYPVTPWECTRDERIAKVQGNHNPYVQQACQGQNR from the coding sequence ATGTCTCGCAAAATTACACTGGCGGCGGCGCTGTGCGTCGCCTTTGCCGCGCCCGCTGCGCTGGCGTCCGGTATTCATAGTTTCAGCCAGGCCAAAGCGGCTGGCGTGAAAATCAACGCCGACGCGCCTGGCGATTTCTACTGCGGCTGCCCGATTACCTGGCAGGGCAAAAAGGGGATCCCCGATCTCAAAGCCTGCGGCTATCAGGTGCGGAAAAACGAAAACCGCGCGTCGCGCATTGAATGGGAACACGTGGTGCCCGCGTGGCAGTTCGGCCACCAGCGTCAGTGCTGGCAGGATGGCGGACGGAAAAACTGCGATAAAGACCCGGTTTATCGCGAAATGGAAACCGATCTTCATAACCTGCAACCCGCCGTCGGCGAAGTGAACGGCGATCGCGGCAATTTCCTTTACAGCCAGTGGCGCGGCGGGGAAGGCCAGTACGGCCAGTGCGAAATGAAAGTCGACTTTAAAAATAAACAGGCCGAGCCGCCTGCCCGCGCACGCGGCGCTATCGCGCGTACCTATTTCTATATGCGCGATAAATATCAGCTCAACCTGTCGCGCGCCCAGACGCAGCTTTTCGAGGCCTGGAACAAGCTCTACCCGGTGACGCCGTGGGAGTGTACCCGCGACGAACGCATCGCGAAGGTGCAGGGCAACCATAACCCCTACGTACAGCAGGCTTGCCAGGGGCAAAACCGCTAA
- a CDS encoding SprT family zinc-dependent metalloprotease: MKTPRLPIAIQQAVMRSLRDALARANLKLGRNYPEPKLVYQQRGTAAGTAWLESYEIRLNPVLLMENQQAFIDEVVPHELAHLLVWKHFGRVPPHGKEWKWMMESVLGVPARRTHQFELDSVRANTFPYRCRCQQHQLTVRRHNRVVRGETQYRCVRCGDTLVAEN, encoded by the coding sequence ATGAAAACCCCACGTCTTCCCATCGCCATTCAACAGGCCGTAATGCGCAGCCTGCGCGACGCGCTCGCACGCGCTAATCTCAAACTTGGCCGCAACTACCCGGAGCCAAAACTGGTCTATCAACAGCGCGGCACAGCGGCGGGTACCGCCTGGCTCGAAAGCTATGAAATCCGCTTAAATCCGGTACTGCTGATGGAAAACCAGCAGGCGTTTATTGATGAAGTGGTGCCGCACGAGCTGGCGCACCTGCTGGTCTGGAAACATTTCGGCCGCGTGCCGCCGCACGGCAAAGAGTGGAAATGGATGATGGAAAGCGTGCTCGGCGTTCCGGCGCGCCGTACGCATCAGTTTGAGCTCGATTCGGTGCGTGCTAACACCTTCCCCTACCGCTGCCGCTGTCAGCAGCATCAACTGACTGTGCGCCGTCATAACCGCGTCGTACGCGGCGAAACCCAGTACCGCTGCGTGCGCTGCGGCGATACGCTCGTCGCAGAAAACTGA
- a CDS encoding sugar porter family MFS transporter produces the protein MPDNKKQGRSHKAMTFFVCFLAALAGLLFGLDIGVIAGALPFIAKDFNITPHQQEWVVSSMMFGAAVGAVGSGWLSSRLGRKYSLMIGSVLFVIGSLCSAFAPNVEVLIISRVLLGLAVGIASYTAPLYLSEIAPEKIRGSMISMYQLMITIGILGAYLSDTAFSYSGAWRWMLGVITIPAILLLIGVFFLPDSPRWFAAKRRFHDAERVLLRLRDSSAEAKRELEEIRESLKVKQGGWALFKDNSNFRRAVFLGILLQVMQQFTGMNVIMYYAPKIFELAGYSNTTEQMWGTVIVGLTNVLATFIAIGLVDRWGRKPTLILGFIVMAAGMGILGTMLHMGIDSPAGQYFAVAMLLMFIIGFAMSAGPLIWVLCSEIQPLKGRDFGITLSTTTNWIANMIVGATFLTMLNTLGNAPTFWVYAGLNLFFIVLTVLLIPETKHVSLEHIERNLMQGRKLRDIGSND, from the coding sequence ATGCCTGACAATAAAAAACAGGGGCGTTCACACAAGGCCATGACGTTCTTCGTCTGCTTTCTGGCGGCTCTGGCAGGACTTCTTTTCGGCCTCGACATCGGCGTCATTGCGGGCGCGCTGCCCTTCATCGCCAAAGATTTTAATATCACGCCACATCAACAGGAGTGGGTGGTCAGCTCCATGATGTTCGGTGCTGCGGTCGGCGCGGTTGGCAGCGGCTGGCTCTCTTCGCGTCTCGGGCGTAAATACAGCCTGATGATTGGTTCCGTGCTGTTCGTTATCGGCTCCCTCTGCTCGGCGTTCGCGCCAAATGTGGAAGTGCTGATTATCTCCCGCGTGTTACTGGGCCTTGCGGTCGGTATCGCCTCTTACACCGCGCCGCTGTACCTCTCTGAAATCGCGCCGGAGAAAATCCGCGGCAGTATGATTTCTATGTATCAGCTGATGATCACCATCGGTATTCTGGGTGCGTATCTTTCTGACACCGCGTTCAGCTACAGCGGCGCCTGGCGCTGGATGCTCGGGGTTATCACTATCCCGGCCATCCTGCTGCTGATTGGCGTTTTCTTCCTGCCGGACAGCCCACGCTGGTTCGCCGCGAAACGTCGCTTCCACGACGCCGAGCGCGTTCTGCTGCGCCTGCGTGATTCCAGCGCCGAAGCCAAACGCGAGCTGGAAGAGATTCGCGAAAGCCTGAAGGTGAAACAGGGCGGCTGGGCGCTGTTTAAAGACAACAGCAACTTCCGCCGCGCAGTGTTCCTCGGCATTCTGTTGCAGGTGATGCAGCAGTTCACCGGGATGAACGTCATCATGTATTACGCGCCGAAAATCTTTGAACTGGCGGGTTACTCCAACACCACAGAGCAGATGTGGGGCACCGTGATTGTCGGCCTGACCAACGTCCTGGCGACCTTTATCGCCATCGGCCTGGTTGACCGCTGGGGCCGTAAGCCGACGCTGATTCTGGGCTTTATCGTCATGGCCGCCGGTATGGGCATTCTCGGCACCATGCTGCACATGGGCATCGACAGCCCGGCAGGCCAGTACTTCGCCGTCGCGATGCTGCTGATGTTCATCATCGGTTTCGCCATGAGCGCCGGCCCGCTGATTTGGGTGCTGTGCTCTGAAATTCAGCCGCTGAAAGGCCGCGATTTCGGCATCACGCTCTCCACCACGACCAACTGGATTGCGAACATGATCGTCGGTGCGACCTTCCTCACCATGCTCAACACGCTGGGCAACGCGCCGACCTTCTGGGTCTACGCCGGTCTCAACCTGTTCTTCATCGTGCTGACCGTACTGCTGATACCGGAAACCAAGCACGTGTCGCTGGAGCATATCGAGCGTAATCTGATGCAGGGCCGTAAACTGCGCGACATCGGTTCAAACGACTAA
- the metK gene encoding methionine adenosyltransferase, producing MAKHLFTSESVSEGHPDKIADQISDAVLDAILEQDPKARVACETYVKTGMVLVGGEITTSAWVDIEEITRNTVREIGYVHSDMGFDANSCAVLSAIGKQSPDINQGVDRTDPLEQGAGDQGLMFGYATNETDVLMPAPVTYAHRLVQRQAEVRKNGTLPWLRPDAKSQVTFQYDGGKIVGIDAVVLSTQHAEDIEQNVLHDAVMEEIIKPVLPAEWLNESTKYFINPTGRFVIGGPMGDCGLTGRKIIVDTYGGMARHGGGAFSGKDPSKVDRSAAYAARYVAKNIVAAGLADRCEIQVSYAIGVAEPTSIMVETFGTEKIATEQLTLLVREFFDLRPYGLIQMLDLLHPIYKETAAYGHFGREHFPWEKTDKAQLLRDAAGLK from the coding sequence ATGGCAAAACACCTTTTTACTTCTGAATCTGTCTCAGAAGGACATCCCGATAAAATTGCGGACCAGATCTCCGATGCAGTGCTGGACGCCATTCTTGAGCAGGATCCGAAAGCACGCGTAGCCTGCGAAACGTACGTGAAAACCGGTATGGTGCTGGTCGGCGGTGAAATTACCACCAGCGCGTGGGTCGATATCGAAGAGATTACCCGCAATACCGTACGCGAAATCGGCTACGTTCATTCCGACATGGGCTTTGACGCCAACTCCTGCGCCGTACTGAGCGCCATCGGCAAACAGTCTCCGGACATCAACCAGGGCGTTGACCGCACCGATCCGCTCGAGCAGGGCGCGGGCGACCAGGGCCTGATGTTCGGCTATGCCACCAACGAAACCGACGTGCTGATGCCTGCGCCGGTGACCTACGCGCACCGTCTGGTACAGCGTCAGGCCGAAGTGCGTAAAAACGGCACGCTGCCGTGGCTGCGCCCGGATGCGAAAAGCCAGGTGACGTTCCAGTACGATGGCGGCAAAATCGTGGGTATCGATGCGGTTGTCCTTTCCACACAGCATGCGGAAGACATCGAGCAGAACGTTCTGCACGACGCCGTTATGGAAGAGATCATCAAGCCGGTTCTGCCTGCGGAATGGCTGAATGAATCCACCAAATATTTCATCAACCCGACGGGCCGTTTCGTTATCGGCGGGCCTATGGGTGACTGCGGCCTGACTGGTCGTAAGATCATCGTTGATACCTACGGCGGCATGGCGCGTCACGGTGGCGGCGCGTTCTCCGGTAAGGATCCGTCTAAAGTTGACCGTTCCGCAGCCTATGCGGCGCGTTATGTCGCGAAAAACATCGTGGCTGCAGGCCTGGCTGACCGTTGTGAAATCCAGGTTTCCTACGCCATCGGCGTCGCAGAGCCGACCTCCATCATGGTTGAAACGTTCGGCACCGAGAAAATTGCCACCGAGCAGCTCACCCTGCTGGTGCGTGAGTTCTTCGACCTGCGTCCGTACGGCCTGATCCAGATGCTGGATCTGCTGCACCCGATCTACAAAGAGACCGCCGCTTACGGTCACTTTGGTCGCGAACACTTCCCGTGGGAAAAAACCGACAAAGCGCAGCTGCTGCGCGACGCTGCCGGTCTGAAATAA
- the yqgB gene encoding acid stress response protein YqgB, with translation MNKKPVARQGGQHYVLDYSAVYGLLSQCNAAIVVNCFTLSTKFEVRYV, from the coding sequence ATGAATAAGAAACCGGTCGCGCGGCAGGGTGGTCAGCACTATGTGCTGGATTACTCTGCTGTTTATGGGTTGTTATCACAGTGTAACGCTGCGATAGTAGTTAACTGTTTTACACTTTCGACAAAATTTGAGGTTCGCTATGTCTGA
- the speA gene encoding biosynthetic arginine decarboxylase, protein MSDDIFSSSPSSAGEQGVLRSMQEVAMSSQEASKMLRTYNIAWWGNNYYDVNELGHISVCPDPDVPEARVDLAKLVKEREAQGQRLPALFCFPQILQHRLRSINAAFKRARESYGYNGDYFLVYPIKVNQHRRVIESLIHSGEPLGLEAGSKAELMAVLAHAGMTRSVIVCNGYKDREYIRLALIGEKMGHKVYLVIEKMSEIKIVLEEAERLNVIPRLGVRARLASQGSGKWQSSGGEKSKFGLAATQVLQLVEMLREANRLDSLQLLHFHLGSQMANIRDIATGVRESARFYVELHKLGVNIQCFDVGGGLGVDYEGTRSQSDCSVNYGLNEYANNIIWAIGDACEENGLPHPTVITESGRAVTAHHTVLVSNIIGVERNEYTEPTAPSEDAPRPLQSMWETWQEMHEPGTRRSLREWLHDSQMDLHDIHIGYSSGSYSLQDRAWAEQLYLSLCQEVQKQLDPQNRAHRPIIDELQERMADKIYVNFSLFQSMPDAWGIDQLFPVLPLEGLNHAPTRRGVLLDITCDSDGTIDHYVDGDGIATTMPLPEYDPENPPPLGFFMVGAYQEILGNMHNLFGDTEAVDVFVFPDGSVEVELSDEGDTVADMLRYVQLDPDTLLTHFRDQVKQTDLDAALQQQFLEEFESGLYGYTYLEDE, encoded by the coding sequence ATGTCTGACGACATCTTTTCATCTTCGCCTTCGTCAGCGGGCGAACAGGGTGTACTACGTTCCATGCAGGAGGTTGCAATGAGCTCCCAGGAAGCCAGCAAGATGCTGCGTACTTACAATATTGCCTGGTGGGGCAATAACTACTACGACGTTAACGAACTGGGCCATATCAGCGTTTGCCCGGATCCTGACGTCCCCGAAGCGCGCGTCGATCTCGCGAAGCTGGTAAAAGAGCGTGAAGCTCAGGGCCAGCGCCTGCCTGCGCTGTTCTGCTTCCCGCAGATCCTGCAACATCGCCTGCGTTCTATTAACGCGGCGTTTAAGCGCGCCCGTGAATCCTACGGCTATAACGGCGACTACTTCCTGGTCTACCCAATCAAGGTCAACCAGCATCGTCGCGTCATTGAATCGCTGATCCATTCTGGCGAGCCGCTGGGCCTGGAAGCGGGCTCCAAAGCGGAGCTGATGGCGGTACTGGCGCACGCGGGCATGACCCGTAGCGTTATCGTCTGTAACGGCTATAAAGACCGCGAATACATTCGCCTGGCGCTGATCGGCGAGAAGATGGGCCACAAGGTCTATCTGGTCATCGAGAAGATGTCGGAAATCAAAATCGTGCTGGAAGAAGCTGAACGCCTGAATGTGATCCCGCGTCTTGGCGTGCGTGCGCGTCTCGCCTCGCAGGGATCCGGCAAATGGCAATCTTCCGGCGGCGAAAAATCGAAGTTCGGCCTGGCGGCGACGCAGGTGCTGCAACTGGTTGAGATGCTGCGCGAGGCCAATCGTCTCGACAGCCTGCAACTGCTGCACTTCCACCTGGGTTCCCAGATGGCGAATATCCGCGATATCGCCACCGGCGTGCGTGAATCCGCCCGTTTCTATGTGGAACTGCACAAGCTTGGCGTGAATATTCAGTGCTTCGACGTGGGCGGTGGTCTGGGCGTGGACTATGAAGGTACGCGCTCGCAGTCTGACTGCTCGGTCAACTATGGCCTGAACGAATACGCGAACAACATTATCTGGGCCATCGGCGACGCGTGTGAAGAAAACGGCCTGCCGCACCCGACGGTTATCACCGAATCGGGCCGCGCGGTAACGGCGCACCACACTGTGCTGGTCTCCAATATCATCGGCGTTGAGCGTAACGAATATACCGAGCCGACTGCGCCGTCTGAAGACGCGCCGCGCCCGCTGCAAAGCATGTGGGAAACCTGGCAGGAGATGCACGAGCCGGGCACGCGCCGTTCGCTGCGCGAGTGGCTGCACGATAGCCAGATGGATCTGCACGATATTCATATCGGTTATTCTTCGGGCTCATATTCGCTCCAGGATCGCGCCTGGGCGGAACAGCTCTATCTGAGCCTGTGCCAGGAAGTGCAGAAACAGCTCGATCCGCAAAACCGCGCGCATCGCCCGATTATCGACGAACTGCAGGAGCGCATGGCGGATAAGATTTACGTCAACTTCTCGCTGTTCCAGTCGATGCCGGATGCCTGGGGTATCGATCAGCTTTTCCCGGTATTGCCACTGGAAGGTCTGAACCACGCGCCGACGCGCCGTGGCGTGCTGCTCGATATTACCTGCGATTCCGATGGCACCATCGATCACTACGTCGATGGCGACGGCATCGCGACCACCATGCCGCTGCCGGAATACGATCCGGAAAACCCGCCGCCGCTGGGCTTCTTTATGGTGGGCGCGTACCAGGAGATTCTGGGCAACATGCATAACCTCTTCGGCGATACCGAAGCGGTGGACGTGTTTGTGTTCCCGGATGGCAGCGTGGAAGTGGAGCTTTCCGATGAAGGCGACACCGTGGCGGATATGCTGCGTTACGTTCAGCTCGACCCGGATACGCTGCTGACGCACTTCCGCGATCAGGTCAAACAGACCGATCTGGATGCCGCGCTGCAACAGCAGTTCCTGGAAGAGTTCGAGAGCGGCCTGTACGGCTACACCTATCTCGAAGACGAGTAA
- the speB gene encoding agmatinase has translation MNTLGHQYDNSLVSNAFGFLRLPLNFMPYDSDAEWVITGIPFDMATSGRSGSRFGPAAIRQVSTNLAWEGNRFPWNFDMRKRLNVVDCGDLVYAFGDAREMSEKLQAHAEKLLAAGKRMLSFGGDHFVTLPLLRAHAKHFGKMALVHFDAHTDTYANGCEFDHGTMFYTAPNEGLIDPTRSVQIGIRTEFDKDNGFTVLDAPQVNDRTVDDVVAQVKQIVGDMPVYLTFDIDCLDPAFAPGTGTPVIGGLTSDRALKLLRGIQGLNIVGMDIVEVAPAYDQSDITALAAATLALEMLYIQAAKKGE, from the coding sequence ATGAATACCTTAGGCCATCAGTACGACAACTCCCTGGTTTCCAACGCCTTTGGTTTTTTACGCCTGCCGTTGAATTTCATGCCGTATGACAGCGACGCCGAGTGGGTGATCACCGGTATTCCGTTCGATATGGCCACCTCCGGCCGTTCGGGCAGCCGCTTCGGACCTGCCGCTATCCGCCAGGTATCCACCAACCTCGCGTGGGAAGGCAACCGCTTCCCGTGGAACTTCGATATGCGTAAGCGCCTGAACGTCGTGGACTGCGGCGATCTGGTTTACGCGTTCGGCGACGCGCGCGAGATGAGCGAGAAACTCCAGGCGCACGCGGAAAAACTGCTGGCGGCCGGTAAGCGTATGCTCTCTTTCGGCGGTGACCACTTCGTGACGCTGCCGCTGCTGCGCGCCCACGCGAAGCATTTCGGTAAAATGGCGCTGGTGCATTTCGACGCGCATACCGACACCTACGCGAACGGCTGTGAATTTGACCACGGCACCATGTTCTACACCGCGCCGAACGAGGGTCTGATCGATCCGACCCGCTCCGTGCAGATTGGCATCCGTACTGAATTCGACAAAGACAACGGCTTTACCGTGCTGGATGCGCCGCAGGTGAACGACCGCACCGTTGATGACGTAGTCGCTCAGGTGAAACAGATCGTCGGCGACATGCCGGTATACCTGACGTTCGACATCGACTGCCTGGATCCGGCGTTCGCACCGGGCACCGGCACGCCGGTGATCGGCGGCCTGACCTCCGATCGCGCGCTGAAACTGCTGCGTGGCATTCAGGGTCTGAACATCGTCGGGATGGATATCGTGGAAGTGGCACCAGCATACGACCAGTCTGATATCACCGCGCTGGCCGCGGCAACGCTGGCGCTGGAAATGCTCTACATCCAGGCGGCGAAAAAAGGCGAGTAA
- a CDS encoding M48 family metallopeptidase, translating to MKMRAIVLSMTAAALLSGCQNMNSNGLLSSGAEAFQAYTLSDAQVKALSDEACKSQDSKAKIAPANSQYTQRLNKIAAALGDNINGQPVNYKVYEEKDVNAFAMANGCIRVYSGLMDMMNDNEVEAVIGHEMGHVALGHVKRGMQVALGTNALRGAAASAGGIVGSLSQSQLGELGEQLVNAQFSQRQESEADDYSYDLLRKRGINPSGLATSFEKLAKLEKGRQSSMFDDHPASEARAQHIRDRMKADGLK from the coding sequence ATGAAAATGCGCGCGATAGTACTGAGCATGACCGCAGCAGCCCTGCTGAGCGGCTGCCAAAACATGAATTCCAACGGCCTGCTAAGCTCAGGCGCCGAGGCGTTCCAGGCCTACACCTTAAGCGACGCGCAGGTAAAAGCGCTGAGTGACGAAGCCTGTAAATCGCAGGACAGCAAAGCGAAAATCGCGCCAGCGAACAGCCAGTATACGCAGCGCCTGAACAAAATCGCCGCGGCGCTTGGCGATAACATCAACGGCCAGCCGGTGAACTACAAGGTTTACGAAGAAAAAGACGTTAACGCCTTCGCGATGGCGAACGGCTGCATCCGCGTTTACAGCGGTCTGATGGACATGATGAACGATAACGAAGTGGAAGCGGTGATCGGCCATGAAATGGGCCACGTCGCGCTGGGCCACGTGAAGCGCGGCATGCAGGTGGCGCTGGGCACCAACGCGCTGCGCGGTGCGGCGGCTTCTGCGGGAGGTATTGTGGGCAGCCTGTCGCAGTCGCAACTGGGCGAGCTTGGCGAACAGCTGGTGAACGCGCAGTTCTCGCAGCGTCAGGAATCGGAAGCGGATGACTACTCTTACGACCTGCTGCGTAAACGCGGTATTAACCCGTCAGGGCTTGCCACCAGCTTTGAGAAACTCGCGAAGCTGGAAAAAGGCCGTCAGAGCTCCATGTTTGACGATCACCCGGCCTCGGAAGCGCGCGCGCAGCACATTCGCGATCGCATGAAGGCGGACGGGCTGAAATAA